In Dromiciops gliroides isolate mDroGli1 chromosome 5, mDroGli1.pri, whole genome shotgun sequence, the following are encoded in one genomic region:
- the MCHR1 gene encoding melanin-concentrating hormone receptor 1 has product MVIGLGDVSWGRRAPARSSLAGGWRGWGRPPSRTAGLALWDKPEAGEAAAACVGGWGARLGRGEGAGGEGRRQGRMDLSPALLPLTANDSNSSEPGGGNLTSGFSPPRLRRVSYINIIMPSVFGIICLLGIVGNSMVIFTVVKKSKFHGCNNVPDIFIINLSVVDLLFLLGMPFMIHQLMGNGVWHFGETMCTLITAMDANSQFTSTYILTAMAIDRYLATVHPISSTKFRKPSVATLVIGLLWALSFISITPVWLYARLIPFPGDTVGCGIRLPNPETDLYWFTLYQFFLAFALPFVVITVAYARILQRMTSSVAPASQRSIRLRTKRVTRTAIAICLVFFVCWAPYYVLQLTQLSISRPTLAFIYLYNAAISLGYANSCLNPFVYIVLCETFRKRLVLSVKPAAMGQLRTVSTAPTMEEMTETKSA; this is encoded by the exons ATGGTAATCGGCTTAGGTGATGTCAGCTGGGGAAGGAGGGCCCCGGCAAGGAGCAGTTTGGCAGGAGGCTGGAGAGGCTGGGGAAGACCCCCCTCCAGAACTGCGGGGCTTGCGCTCTGGGACAAGCCAGAAGCCGGTGAAGCTGCCGCAGCCTGCGTGGGCGGCTGGGGAGCTCGGCTAGGCAgaggagaaggagcaggaggagaaggCAGAAGGCAGGGAAGGATGGACCTGTCCCCGGCTCTGCTGCCCCTCACCGCCAACGACAGCAACTCCTCGGAGCCTGGAGGAGGCAACCTCACTTCTGGCT TTTCACCACCACGCCTGCGGCGAGTGTCCTATATCAACATCATCATGCCTTCTGTGTTTGGCATCATCTGCTTGCTGGGAATCGTGGGGAACTCGATGGTTATTTTCACTGTGGTAAAGAAGTCCAAATTCCACGGGTGTAACAACGTGCCTGACATCTTTATCATCAACCTCTCTGTGGTGGACCTGCTCTTTTTGCTGGGCATGCCCTTCATGATCCATCAGCTCATGGGCAACGGGGTCTGGCATTTTGGAGAGACCATGTGCACGCTCATCACTGCTATGGACGCCAACAGCCAGTTCACCAGCACCTACATCCTCACGGCAATGGCCATTGATCGCTACCTGGCCACCGTTCACCCCATCTCCTCGACCAAGTTCAGGAAGCCCTCTGTGGCTACGCTGGTGATTGGCCTGCTCTGGGCACTTTCCTTCATCAGCATCACACCGGTGTGGCTCTATGCCAGACTTATTCCCTTCCCCGGAGACACTGTTGGCTGTGGCATTCGCCTGCCCAACCCAGAGACTGACCTGTATTGGTTTACCCTGTACCAGTTCTTCTTGGCCTTTGCTCTGCCCTTCGTGGTCATCACAGTAGCCTATGCACGGATTCTCCAGCGGATGACTTCCTCAGTGGCCCCAGCTTCTCAGCGCAGCATTCGGCTGCGCACCAAGAGGGTGACACGCACGGCTATAGCCATCTGCCTGGTCTTCTTCGTCTGCTGGGCACCCTACTATGTCCTACAGCTGACCCAGCTCTCCATCAGCCGCCCCACCCTGGCCTTCATCTACCTCTACAATGCAGCCATCAGCCTGGGTTATGCCAACAGTTGCCTCAACCCCTTTGTCTACATTGTGCTCTGTGAGACCTTCCGCAAACGTCTGGTGCTTTCGGTCAAACCAGCTGCCATGGGGCAGCTCCGGACGGTCAGCACTGCCCCCACCATGGAGGAGATGACTGAAACCAAAAGTGCCTGA